ACCAGCCCGCGATACGGGTTGTCGGCGGCCTCGTACGGATACGCGTCCAGCGCGGCCGCTTCGGCTTCCTTCGCCGACTTGCCGCCGTAGTGCCGCATCACCCAGGCGAAGCGGCGGCGCTCGCCTTCCAGGTACTCGACGTACTCGGTCTCGTCCGAGGTCATAGCCGTTCGAAGGCCGCCGAGTACCGGAACGCGCCGCGGTTTTCCTTGGCGTAGTTCGCCAGCGGCAGCGCTTGGAAGTACGGTGCCCATTCCGCGACCGGCGGCGTGATGCCGAGCGTGTCCGCCAGGACGAAGCCGAACCGCGAGTAGTAGCCGGGGTCGCCGAGCAGCACGATCAGGCCGTAGCCGAGCGCGTTGGCCGCGCCGACCGTCGCGTACATCAGAGCGGAGCCCGCGCCTCCGCGTTGCCGGCCGGGCAGGACGCCGAGCGGACCGAAGCCGATCGCGACGTCCGGGTCGTCGCCGAGCTGAGCCGGGCTGGAGCAGGCGTGGCCGATGATTTCGCCGTCGAGCACGGCGACCAGGGAGAGCGCCGGGAGCAGGTCGCCGTCCGCGGTCAGCTCGGTGACCAGCCTGGCCTCCGGGATCTCACCGGTGACCCCGGCGTTCTGCGCCTGGAACGCGGCGGTGTGGACGGCGTGCACGGCCGCTGCGTCATCTGCGGTGGCCTGGCGGATCAGCATGGGGGCAGTGTCCCGGAACCGCGGTGGCCGGGGAATCGAATTTCGGCGGTCTGGCGTTCCGGACGACGTGCGCCGCCGAGGTTCCGGGCACTGCTCCGCCAGCAGCACCCGCTCCCGGTTCGCCGCCGGACGGCGAACCGGGCATAACCGGAAGGTATGGATTTGAATTTCAGATGATATGAAACTCGTATTAGTTTGGCGTATGCTCGGAGCCATGGACACGAAGGCAGCCGGATACCGGCGCAAGGTCAACACGATCAACCGGTTCGTCACCGCACTGCAGCGCGTCGGGCTCGCGTTCGGGCCGATGGAGCTGCTCACCGTGCCGGGACGGCGCAGCGGCGAACCGCGGACGTTCCCGCTGGCGGTGCTGAAGGTGCAGGGGGAGCAGTACTTGATCCAGGCGTTCCCGAAGGCGGCCTGGGTGGCGAACATCCGGGCCGCGGGTGCCGGGACGCTGTCGCGGGGACGGCGGTCGCGGCGGGTGCGGTTCCTGGAGGTGCCGGTCGCCGAACGCGGGCCGGTGTTGCGGGAGGTAGTGGCGTCCGGGCCGCCGAGCGTGGGAAAGCGGTACGTGACGACGGGGCTGGCGGAATCGCCTACACCGGACGGGGTGGCGGCGGCCGCGGCGAGGATCGCGGTCTTCCGGATCGAGGCCGCGGGCTAGGACGGTCGCCTGGGCACGCCGAAAGTCCGTGAAGGGCCCCTTGCGGGAATCTAAGTCCCTGAAGGGGCCCTTCACGGACGGCAGGCGAGTGACGGCAGGCGAGAGACGAGGGCGACGGGACGGGGTGCATGGAGACCGGCGGGCCGGAACGGCGGAGGCCGCCGCAGGAAAATCCTGCGGCGGCCTCCGGCGACAACCCGACCGATCAGTCGAACGCCTTCGCGATCAGCGCCTTCTGCTCGACCTCGTGCACCTTGGACGAGCCAGCCGACGGCGCGGCCATCGGGCGCCGTGCCGACACGTCGAGGCCGGCGAAAACCTCCGGGAACTTGCGCGGCAGGTTGAGCCCGAAGAACGGCCACGCACCCTGGTTCTCCGGCTCCTCCTGGACCCAGAGGATCTGCTTCGCGTTCGCGTAGCGCTCCACCGCGGCCAGCAGCTTCTTCTTCGGCAGCGGGTAGTACTGCTCGATCCGCACGATCGCCACGTCGTCGGCGCCGCGCTTCGCGCGCTCGGCCACCAGCTCCCAGTAGAGCTTGCCCGAGGTGAGCAGCACCTTGCGGACCTTCGCCGGGTCCTGCGTGGCGTCGTCGATCACCGACATGAACCGGCTCTGGCCGGTGATGTCCTCGACCGACGAGGTCGCGGCCTTGTTCCGCAGCATCGACTTCGGGGTGAAGACGATCAGCGGACGCTGGATGCCGTCGAGGGCGTGCCGGCGCAGCAGGTGGAAGTAGTTCGCCGGGGTGGAGGGCACCGCGACGGTCATCGACGCTTCCGCGCACAGGGACAGGAAGCGCTCGATCCGGCCGGACGTGTGGTCCGGGCCCTGGCCCTCGTGGCCGTGCGGCAGCAGCAGCACGACATCCGAGCGCTGGCCCCACTTGGCCTCGCCGGAGGAGATGTACTCGTCGATCACGGTCTGCGCGCCGTTGACGAAGTCGCCGAACTGCGCTTCCCACATGACCAGCGCCTCGGAGTTCGCCACCGAGTAGCCGTACTCGAAGCCGACCGCCGCGTACTCCGACAGCGCGGAGTCATAGATCATCACGCGGCCCTGGCCGTCGGCCAGGTGCTGCAGCGGCGAGTACTCCTGACCGTTCTTGCGGTCGATGAACACCGAGTGCCGCTGGGTGAAGGTGCCGCGGCGGGAGTCCTGGCCGGACAGCCGCACCAGGCGGCCCTCCATCGCCAGCGACCCGAACGCGAGCAGCTCGCCGAACGCCCAGTCGATGCCGCCTTCGCGGGACATCTTGTGCCGGCGCTCCATGACCGGCTTGACCCGCGGGTGCGGGGTGAAGCCCTCGGGCAGGTCGACGAACACGTCGCCGATCCGCTCCACGACCTCGCGGGTGACCGCGGTCGCGACCTTCGCCGGGATCTGCTGCTCGCCCTCCACCGACGGGCTCGCCTTCGCCGGGTGCCGCTCCAGTTCGCGAACCTCGTTGAAAACGTGCTCGAGCTGGCTGGAGAAGTCGCGCAGCGCGGCCTCGGCCTCGTCGACCGAGATGTCGCCGCGGCCGATCAGGGACTCGGTGTAGGTCTTCCGGACCGAGCGCTTCGCGTCGATGATGTCGTACATCGCCGGCTGCGTCATCGACGGGTCGTCGCCCTCGTTGTGGCCGCGGCGGCGGTAGCAGATCAGGTCGATGACGACGTCCTTGTGGAACGCCTCGCGGTAGTCGACGGCCAGCTTGGCCACCCAGTGCGCGGCCTCCGGGTCGTCGCCGTTGACGTGGAAGATCGGCGAGCCGATCATCTTCGCCACGTCAGTGGCGTACTGGCTGGAGCGGGAGTGCTCCGGCGCGGTGGTGAACCCGACCTGGTTGTTGACGATCACGTGCACGGTGCCGCCGGTGCGGTAGCCGCGCAGCAGCGCCAGGTTCAGCGTCTCGGCCACGACGCCCTGACCGGCGAACGCCGCGTCGCCGTGCATCAGGACCGGCAGCACGGTGTAGCCCTCGCCGCCCTTGTCGAGGATGTCCTGCTTGGCGCGGACGATGCCCTCGAGCACCGGGTCGACGGTCTCCAGGTGCGACGGGTTGGACGCCAGCGACACCTTGGTCTCGCCGTCGCCGAACATCCGGAAGTACTTGCCCTCGGCCCCGAGGTGGTACTTCACGTCGCCGGAGCCGTGCGCCTGGCCCGGGTCGAGATTGCCTTCGAACTCCTGGAAGATCTGGCTGATCGGCTTGCCGACGATGTTCGCCAGCACGTTCAGCCGGCCGCGGTGCGGCATGCCGATGACGACCTCGTCGAGCTCGTGCTCGGCGGCCTTGTCCAGGATGGTGTCCAGCAGCGGGATGGCGGTCTCGCCGCCCTCCAGCGAGAACCGCTTCTGGCCGACGTACTTGGTCTGCAGGAAGGTCTCGAACGCCTCGGCGGCGTTGAGCTTCGACAGCACGTACTTCTGGACGGCGGGGTCCGGCTTCTCGTGCGGGATCTCGACCCGCTCCTGGATCCAGCGCCGCTCCTCCGGGTCGAGGATGTGCGTGTACTCGATGCCGACCGTGCGGCAGTACGAGTTGCGCAGCACGCCGAGGATGTCGCGCAGCTTCATCCGCTCCTGGCCGGCGAAGCCGCCGACCGGGAACTCGCGGTCCAGGTCCCACAGGGTCAGGCCATGGGACAGCACGTCGAGGTCGGCGTGGCTGCGCTGGCGGTAGTTCAGCGGGTCGGTGTCGGCCATCAGGTGGCCGCGCATCCGGAACGCGTCGATCAGCTCGATGACGCGCGCGGTCTTGTCGACCGGGCCTTCCGGGATGTCGGCGACCCAGCGGATCGGCTCGTAGGGCAGCCGCAGGCTGGTGAAGACGTCGTCGTAGAAGCCGTCCTCGCCGAGCAGCAGCTCGTGGATCCGCTTCAGGAACTCGCCGGACTCCGCGCCCTGGATGATCCGGTGGTCATAGGTCGAGGTCAGCGTCATGATCTTGCTGACCGCGAGGTCGACCAGGGTCTTCTCGCTGGTGCCCTCGAAGGAGGCCGGGTACTGCATCGCGCCGACGCCGATGATCGCGCCCTGGCCGGCCTGCAGCCGCGGCACCGAGTGGTTGGTGCCGATGCCGCCCGGGTTGGTCAGCGAGATGGTGGTGCCCGCGAAGTCGTCCGCGGTGAGCTTGTTCGTGCGGGCCTTCTTGACGATCTCCTCGTAGGCCTGCCAGAACTGCATGAAGGTCATGTTCTCGGTGGCCTTGATCGAGGCCACGACGAGAGTGCGGGAGTCGTCCTTGCCCTTCATGTCGATCGCGAGACCGAAGTTCACGTGCTCCGGCGTGATCGCGAACGGCTTCCCGTCGACCACC
This sequence is a window from Amycolatopsis benzoatilytica AK 16/65. Protein-coding genes within it:
- a CDS encoding GNAT family N-acetyltransferase; the protein is MLIRQATADDAAAVHAVHTAAFQAQNAGVTGEIPEARLVTELTADGDLLPALSLVAVLDGEIIGHACSSPAQLGDDPDVAIGFGPLGVLPGRQRGGAGSALMYATVGAANALGYGLIVLLGDPGYYSRFGFVLADTLGITPPVAEWAPYFQALPLANYAKENRGAFRYSAAFERL
- a CDS encoding multifunctional oxoglutarate decarboxylase/oxoglutarate dehydrogenase thiamine pyrophosphate-binding subunit/dihydrolipoyllysine-residue succinyltransferase subunit, encoding MSSSSPASQFGPNEWLVEEMYDQFLADPQSVDAAWHDFFADYKPTASGNGTPAAANGGSAAPAAKPAPAPAAKAPAAPPAPAPAAKAAPAPAATAPAAKAPAAAQPAAPAPAAKAAAPAAKQEPESKQLRGAAAAIAKNMDASLSVPTATSVRAVPAKLMADNRIVINNHLKRTRGGKISFTHLIGYAMVRALRDFPNMNRHYQVVDGKPFAITPEHVNFGLAIDMKGKDDSRTLVVASIKATENMTFMQFWQAYEEIVKKARTNKLTADDFAGTTISLTNPGGIGTNHSVPRLQAGQGAIIGVGAMQYPASFEGTSEKTLVDLAVSKIMTLTSTYDHRIIQGAESGEFLKRIHELLLGEDGFYDDVFTSLRLPYEPIRWVADIPEGPVDKTARVIELIDAFRMRGHLMADTDPLNYRQRSHADLDVLSHGLTLWDLDREFPVGGFAGQERMKLRDILGVLRNSYCRTVGIEYTHILDPEERRWIQERVEIPHEKPDPAVQKYVLSKLNAAEAFETFLQTKYVGQKRFSLEGGETAIPLLDTILDKAAEHELDEVVIGMPHRGRLNVLANIVGKPISQIFQEFEGNLDPGQAHGSGDVKYHLGAEGKYFRMFGDGETKVSLASNPSHLETVDPVLEGIVRAKQDILDKGGEGYTVLPVLMHGDAAFAGQGVVAETLNLALLRGYRTGGTVHVIVNNQVGFTTAPEHSRSSQYATDVAKMIGSPIFHVNGDDPEAAHWVAKLAVDYREAFHKDVVIDLICYRRRGHNEGDDPSMTQPAMYDIIDAKRSVRKTYTESLIGRGDISVDEAEAALRDFSSQLEHVFNEVRELERHPAKASPSVEGEQQIPAKVATAVTREVVERIGDVFVDLPEGFTPHPRVKPVMERRHKMSREGGIDWAFGELLAFGSLAMEGRLVRLSGQDSRRGTFTQRHSVFIDRKNGQEYSPLQHLADGQGRVMIYDSALSEYAAVGFEYGYSVANSEALVMWEAQFGDFVNGAQTVIDEYISSGEAKWGQRSDVVLLLPHGHEGQGPDHTSGRIERFLSLCAEASMTVAVPSTPANYFHLLRRHALDGIQRPLIVFTPKSMLRNKAATSSVEDITGQSRFMSVIDDATQDPAKVRKVLLTSGKLYWELVAERAKRGADDVAIVRIEQYYPLPKKKLLAAVERYANAKQILWVQEEPENQGAWPFFGLNLPRKFPEVFAGLDVSARRPMAAPSAGSSKVHEVEQKALIAKAFD
- a CDS encoding nitroreductase family deazaflavin-dependent oxidoreductase, yielding MDTKAAGYRRKVNTINRFVTALQRVGLAFGPMELLTVPGRRSGEPRTFPLAVLKVQGEQYLIQAFPKAAWVANIRAAGAGTLSRGRRSRRVRFLEVPVAERGPVLREVVASGPPSVGKRYVTTGLAESPTPDGVAAAAARIAVFRIEAAG